The following are from one region of the Mycolicibacterium diernhoferi genome:
- a CDS encoding ABC transporter permease, giving the protein MFPRLERRVRRWYGGWLKLGVQTQFFVETLVSTAEVFRRYRTELLRLIAQMGLGTGALAVIGGTVVIVGFLTLTTGALVAVQGYNQFSQVGVEALTGFASAYFNVRLIAPLTAGIGLAATIGAGATAQLGAMRINEEIDALEVMGIQSVAYLASTRVIAGIIVVIPLYCVAILMSFFAARFGTTSVYGQSSGVYDHYFNTFLSPTDLIWSFFLAVTMAVVIMLVHTYYGFTAAGGPAGVGEAVGRAVRTSLVASALAVLLVSLAIYGQSGNFNLSG; this is encoded by the coding sequence ATGTTTCCGCGCCTCGAACGACGCGTGCGCCGGTGGTATGGCGGTTGGCTCAAGCTCGGTGTACAGACCCAGTTCTTCGTCGAGACATTGGTTTCGACCGCCGAGGTGTTCCGTCGCTACCGAACAGAGCTGCTGCGCCTGATCGCTCAGATGGGTCTGGGCACCGGGGCGTTGGCGGTGATCGGCGGAACCGTGGTGATCGTCGGGTTTTTGACCCTGACCACCGGCGCTCTGGTGGCCGTGCAGGGCTACAACCAGTTCTCGCAGGTCGGCGTGGAAGCACTGACCGGCTTCGCCTCGGCGTACTTCAACGTGCGGTTGATCGCCCCGCTCACCGCGGGGATCGGGCTGGCGGCGACCATCGGGGCCGGCGCCACCGCCCAACTGGGGGCGATGCGGATCAACGAGGAGATCGACGCCCTGGAAGTGATGGGCATCCAGTCGGTCGCCTACCTGGCCTCCACCCGGGTGATCGCCGGAATCATCGTGGTGATCCCGTTGTACTGCGTGGCGATCCTGATGTCGTTCTTTGCGGCGCGGTTCGGCACGACCTCTGTCTACGGGCAGTCCTCGGGTGTGTATGACCACTACTTCAACACCTTCCTCAGTCCGACCGACCTGATCTGGTCCTTCTTCCTCGCTGTCACGATGGCCGTGGTCATCATGCTGGTCCACACCTACTACGGGTTCACCGCCGCCGGTGGCCCGGCCGGGGTGGGTGAGGCCGTCGGGCGCGCGGTGCGCACCTCCTTGGTCGCTTCGGCACTGGCGGTGCTGCTGGTCTCGCTGGCCATCTATGGGCAATCCGGCAACTTCAACCTCTCGGGTTAA
- a CDS encoding MCE family protein yields the protein MNNKSLYARVHPALWSVFLVVVVTAVVLLSAGLFAGTFRTFVPVTLTSDRAGLVMESGAKVKMLGVQVGRVAGIEGGRHPVSLKLDIFPDQASAIPSNVLAEIRATTAFGAKYVELIPPEDPSPKGLVSGAVLHSRNVSTEVNTVFQSLMGVLDRIDPAKLNAVLGAFAEGVRGHGERIGEATTAANEVLLAVNPRMGQVAENFRSLSAFGDTYSAAAQDIVSTMDAASTTSVTITDKAAELDALLLSVIGFARSATEFLEPNKENFVNAVNILEPTTDLLLKYNPSYTCLLVGTKFFLDNGGYRAFGGNGRTEIADAALHFGKDPYKFPEHLPIVAAKGGPDGKPGCGSLPYTHLNFPVRQLVTNTGWGTGVDIRPNPGIGSPYWVNWLPATRAVPEPPSVRGDGPPAIGPVPYPGAPPYGAPLFGPDGAPLWAGPPHGAPPPPVPGVPNPPPPYGTGPGPNPGPPQPVSPPSVTE from the coding sequence ATGAACAACAAGAGTCTGTACGCGCGGGTGCACCCCGCCCTGTGGTCGGTGTTCCTGGTCGTGGTGGTGACCGCCGTGGTCCTGCTCAGCGCCGGCCTGTTCGCGGGAACCTTCCGCACCTTTGTCCCGGTCACGCTGACCTCGGACCGTGCCGGCCTCGTCATGGAGTCCGGGGCGAAGGTCAAGATGCTCGGTGTTCAGGTCGGCCGGGTGGCCGGCATCGAGGGCGGCCGGCACCCGGTGAGCCTCAAGCTGGACATCTTTCCCGACCAGGCCTCCGCGATCCCGTCCAACGTGCTGGCGGAGATCCGCGCGACGACGGCCTTCGGCGCCAAGTACGTGGAGCTGATCCCGCCGGAGGATCCCAGTCCGAAGGGACTCGTGTCGGGTGCGGTACTGCACTCTCGCAACGTCAGCACCGAGGTCAACACGGTGTTCCAGAGTCTGATGGGCGTGCTGGACCGGATCGACCCGGCGAAGCTGAACGCGGTCCTCGGCGCCTTCGCCGAGGGTGTGCGAGGCCACGGGGAACGCATCGGCGAGGCGACCACCGCCGCCAATGAGGTGCTGCTCGCCGTCAACCCGCGGATGGGGCAGGTTGCGGAGAACTTCCGGTCCCTGAGCGCCTTCGGTGATACGTATTCAGCAGCCGCCCAGGACATCGTGTCGACCATGGATGCCGCGAGCACCACCAGCGTGACCATCACCGACAAGGCTGCAGAACTGGATGCACTGCTGCTCAGTGTGATCGGTTTCGCCAGAAGCGCAACGGAGTTCTTGGAGCCCAACAAGGAGAACTTCGTCAACGCGGTCAACATCCTCGAGCCGACGACAGATCTGCTGTTGAAGTACAACCCCAGCTACACCTGTCTGCTGGTGGGCACCAAGTTCTTCCTCGACAACGGCGGCTACCGAGCATTCGGTGGAAATGGGCGGACCGAGATCGCCGATGCCGCACTGCACTTCGGTAAGGACCCATACAAGTTCCCGGAGCACCTGCCCATCGTCGCGGCGAAGGGCGGCCCGGACGGCAAGCCCGGGTGCGGATCACTGCCCTACACCCACCTGAACTTCCCGGTGCGCCAGCTGGTGACCAACACCGGGTGGGGAACCGGCGTCGACATCCGCCCCAACCCGGGGATCGGCAGCCCGTACTGGGTCAACTGGCTGCCTGCGACACGTGCGGTGCCCGAGCCGCCCAGCGTCCGGGGCGACGGACCGCCTGCCATCGGTCCGGTGCCCTATCCGGGCGCACCGCCCTACGGCGCCCCGCTGTTCGGTCCGGACGGGGCACCGCTGTGGGCCGGCCCGCCGCACGGGGCGCCACCGCCCCCGGTGCCGGGTGTACCGAACCCCCCGCCGCCCTACGGAACCGGCCCGGGACCGAACCCCGGACCTCCGCAGCCAGTTTCACCTCCGAGCGTGACGGAATGA
- a CDS encoding MlaE family ABC transporter permease, giving the protein MIATDDLLRPFRGIGAFFAMSVDTFVQMFKPPFAWREFLTQSWFVARVSLLPTLMLSIPFTVLLVFTFNILLIEFGAGDYSGTGAAYGTVTQLGPVVTVLVIAGAGATAMCADLGARTIREELDALRVMGIDPIQALVVPRVLAATFVAVLLSSVVILVGIAGGFFFSVFVQDVTPGAFAGGMTIITGLADVVTALIKAGLFGLAAGLIACYKGTSVQGGPAGVGNAVNETVVYTFVALFAINILASTVSVEATL; this is encoded by the coding sequence ATGATCGCGACAGATGATCTGCTGAGGCCGTTCCGCGGGATCGGTGCCTTCTTTGCGATGTCCGTGGACACATTCGTGCAGATGTTCAAGCCGCCGTTCGCCTGGCGAGAGTTCCTCACCCAGTCATGGTTCGTGGCAAGGGTTTCGCTGCTCCCGACATTGATGCTGTCGATCCCGTTCACCGTGCTGCTGGTTTTCACCTTCAACATCCTGTTGATCGAGTTCGGCGCCGGCGACTATTCGGGCACCGGTGCGGCGTATGGCACCGTCACCCAGCTGGGCCCCGTGGTGACGGTACTGGTGATCGCAGGTGCGGGGGCCACCGCCATGTGTGCGGACCTAGGCGCCCGAACGATCCGTGAGGAACTCGACGCGCTGCGGGTGATGGGCATCGATCCGATCCAGGCGCTGGTGGTCCCCAGGGTGCTGGCCGCCACCTTCGTGGCGGTGCTGTTGTCCTCGGTCGTCATCCTCGTCGGTATCGCCGGCGGATTCTTCTTCTCGGTGTTCGTCCAGGATGTGACACCGGGGGCATTCGCGGGTGGTATGACGATCATCACCGGCCTCGCAGACGTGGTGACGGCGCTCATAAAGGCCGGCCTGTTCGGTCTGGCGGCCGGTCTGATCGCTTGTTACAAGGGAACTTCCGTTCAAGGCGGACCGGCCGGTGTGGGCAACGCGGTGAACGAGACCGTGGTGTACACATTCGTCGCACTGTTCGCGATCAACATCCTGGCAAGCACCGTGAGTGTGGAGGCGACCCTGTGA